From Vanrija pseudolonga chromosome 1, complete sequence, a single genomic window includes:
- the SPAC1F7.09c gene encoding putative allantoicase produces the protein MPEPQQIPLETFDTTLKSKYTEVSTSAIGGQVLACSDDFFASRDNLIKPGPSASMKGQFGPNGALYDGWESRRHNEASDWIIIKLGPAESHLDYVDIDTSHFSGNEAPQSAVLGVHGADVPLTPDDSRWEELLPVVTLGPNSRHIFELNAKAKEGLWSGVLVRMIPDGGMASLTLGKARFRAYGRPAPPTLYTALPDPDTAPVNLLSPLIGGHIVGCSDANFSPPGNLLLEGRGHDMSDGWETRRSQEGRGKYAAGQPLAGKERKEWVVGKLGAAGVIRYVEVDSAFHVGNYPVAVQVEGTLSDAEVPPEDAEWTVIVAKKPLGPHRQLWLATERNVPESQVFSHVRASIYPDGGLKRFRVFGFPIAKGAKLQEPAKITITAMPLTYEAFAPYGQVIQAWDKDTSAPKGIQVNIANQGTAFKFNRLAKVEETYPDGILKRGGVALACMRAGPQFDVRNGATIPVVKLERHAATTQAFIPMGTGQPAGQERHKHGGAYVVLAAHNGENDEPDLSTLRAFLATGAQGVSYNAGVWHHPMLTVNEWMDYACVDAQSGDDGLKIDCETLENDWFNVYIPPYEPPTVPDEPVAPAPSVASKFASFLARGDGLIHPEPITHEAFAPFGELVRAYPNKADAPAGVLHGGNPALNIAKISWLSNLSESYPADANATTSIGVYRATPKEGCDRGKVFDVRHMERHPYTSQAFIPMGKAEWPGKSEPMLPPKGTFLVLVAEGGADDRPDPATLKAFTMESGTALNYKAGTWHHPVIILDGTLDLACIETQIATGVKGSDPRDCELLVYDGEPFAKVAVPE, from the exons atgCCAGAACCACAGCAGATCCCCCTCGAGACGTTCGACACGACCCTCAAGTCCAAGTACActg AggtctcgacgtcggcgatcGGCGGGCAGGTCCTCGCGTGCAGCGACGACTTTTTCGCCTCGCGCGACAACCTCATCAAGCCTGGC ccctcggcgtcgatgaaGGGCCAGTTTGGGCCCAATGGCGCGCTGTACGATGGGTGGGAGAGCAGGCGGCACAACGAGGCGAGCGACTG GATCATCATCAAGCTCGGCCCCGCCGAGTCCCACCTCGACTacgtcgacatcgacacgAGCCACTTTAGCGGCAACGAAGCGCCCCAGTctgccgtgctcggcgtccacggcgccgacgtcccCCTCACCCCCGACGACAGCCGCTGGGAGGAGCTCTTGCCGGTGGTCACGCTCGGCCCCAACTCGCGCCACATCTTCGAGCTCaacgccaaggccaaggagggaCTTTGGAGCGGCGTCCTGGTCCGCATGATccccgacggcggcatg gcctcgctgacgctcggcAAGGCTCGCTTCCGCGCGTAtggccgccccgccccgccgacgctgTACACGGCCCTGCCTGACCCCGACACGGCGCCCGTCAACCTCCTCTCGCCCCTGATCGGCGGCCACATTGTCGGCTGCTCGGACGCCAATTTCTCGCCCCCGggcaacctcctcctcgaggggCGCGGACACGACATGAGCGACGGGTGGGAGACGCGCCGCAGCCAGGAGGGCCGGGGCAAGTACGCTGCTGGGCAGCCTCTGGCGggcaaggagcgcaaggagtGGGTtgtcggcaagctcggcgccgccggcgtgatCCGTtatgtcgaggtcgactcggcgtTCCACGTCGGCAACTACCCCGTCGCGGTGCAGGTCGAGGGTACGctctcggacgccgaggtgccccccgaggacgccgagtggACGGTGATTGTCGCCAAGAAGCCCCTCGGCCCCCACCGCCAGCTGTGGCTCGCGACCGAGCGCAACGTGCCCGAGTCGCAGGTGTTCAGTCACGTCCGCGCCAGCATCTACCCCGACGGCGGGCTCAAGCGCTTCCGCGTGTTCGGCTTCCCGATCGCCAAGGGCGCCAAGCTGCAGGAGCCCGCAAAGATCACCATCACGGCCATGCCGCTCACGTACGAGGCGTTTGCGCCGTACGGCCAGGTGATCCAGGCGTGGGACAAGGACACGAGCGCGCCAAAGGGCATCCAGGTCAACATTGCCAACCAGGGCACGGCGTTCAAGTTCAACCGCCTCGCCAAGGTCGAAGAGACGTACCCCGACGGCATCCTCAagcgcggcggtgtcgcGCTGGCGTGCATGCGTGCCGGGCCGCAGTTTGACGTGCGCAACGGCGCCACCATCCCagtcgtcaagctcgagcgccacgcGGCGACAACGCAGGCGTTCATCCCGATGGGCACTGGCCAGCCTGCCGGCCAGGAGCGCCACAAGCATGGTGGCGCGtacgtcgtcctcgctgcgcACAACGGCGAGAACGACGAGCCGGATCTCTCCACGCTGCGCGCGTTCCTCGCCACGGGCGCCCAGGGCGTCAGCTACAACGCTGGCGTGTGGCACCACCCCATGCTGACGGTCAACGAGTGGATGGACTATGCGTGCGTGGACGCGCagtcgggcgacgacgggctcaaGATTGACTGCGAGACGCTCGAGAACGACTGGTTCAACGTGTACATCCCGCCGTATGAGCCCCCCACCGTCCCCGACGAGCCtgtggcgccggcaccaagCGTCGCGTCCAAATTCGCGTCgttcctcgcgcgcggcgacggcctgaTCCACCCCGAGCCAATCACGCACGAGGCGTTTGCGCCgttcggcgagctcgtccgcgcGTACCCCAACAAGGCGGATGCGCCAGCAGGCGTCCTGCACGGCGGCAACCCGGCTCTCAACATCGCCAAGATCTCGTGGCTGTCCAACCTGTCCGAGAGctaccccgccgacgcgaaCGCCACCACGTCCATCGGCGTGTACCGCGCCACGCCCAAGGAGGGCTGCGACAGGGGCAAGGTGTTCGACGTGCGCCACATGGAGCGGCACCCGTACACGTCGCAGGCGTTCATCCCGATGGGCAAGGCCGAGTGGCCGGGCAAGAGCGAGCCCATGCTCCCGCCCAAGGGAACgttcctcgtgctcgtcgccgagggcggcgcagACGACCGCCCCGACCCGGCCACGCTCAAGGCTTTCACGATGGAGTCGGGCACCGCGCTCAACTACAAGGCCGGCACGTGGCACCACCCGGTTATTATCCTCGACGGgacgctcgacctcgcgtgCATCGAGACGCAGATCGCCACGGGGGTGAAGGGCAGCGATCCGCGAGACTGCGAGCTGCTTGTGTATGACGGCGAGCCGTTTGCAAAGGTCGCCGTGCCGGAGTaa
- the AFUA_3G00880 gene encoding UPF0619 GPI-anchored membrane protein gives MLFNAAYLLLAAAAARAIQITAPTNTSNWSTGVPQTIQWTSVSTDPSTFSIQIQVPSSSSLQTESVATNVQTSAGSYSYTPAASYVGSQYRINFVNSQTNAILAQSDYFTIAQGSAVASSSASASASVSASVSASSALVPSGSVLPSGEASASGPAIPNASASSKPNGAGALVPSLALVGGSLIALLA, from the exons ATGCTCTTCAACGCCGCctacctcctcctcgctgccgccgccgcgcgcgccatccAGATCACGGCGCCCACCAACACGTCCAACTGGTCGACTGGCGTCCCCCAGACGATCCAGTGGACT TCCGTCTCCACCGACCCCTCCACCTTCTCCATCCAGATCCAggtgccctcgtcgtcgtcgcttcAGACCGAGTCGGTCGCCACCAACGTCCAGACCTCGGCCGGCTCGTACTCGTACACCCCCGCCGCGTCCTACGTCGGCTCGCAGTACCGCATCAACTTTGTCAACTCCCAGACcaacgccatcctcgcccagTCCGACTACTTTACCATTGCGCAgggctcggccgtcgcctcgtcgtcggcttcggcgtcggcttcggtTTCCGCTTcggtctcggcctcgtcggccctCGTCCCCTCCGGCTCGGTGCTCCCCTCGGGcgaggcctcggcctcgggcccGGCTATCCCCAACGCTTCCGCCTCGTCCAAGCCCAACGGTGCCGGTGCTCTCGTCCCCtcgcttgccctcgtcggcggctcCCTCattgccctcctcgcctaA